One window of the Eucalyptus grandis isolate ANBG69807.140 chromosome 8, ASM1654582v1, whole genome shotgun sequence genome contains the following:
- the LOC120287572 gene encoding phytosulfokines 3-like — protein sequence MAKITTLFLTSLLLLCTISSCFARPEPVFLDVTPVDTKHAGVETKRDDELLDDNCKGVGEEECLVRRTLAAHIDYIYTQKHHP from the exons ATGGCCAAGATCACAACCCTTTTCTTGACGTCTCTCCTCCTACTCTGCACAATCTCATCCTGCTTTGCTCGCCCCGAGCCAGTGTTTCTCGATGTTACTCCGGTCGACACTAAACATGCG GGTGTTGAAACCAAGCGTGATGATGAGTTGTTGGATGATAACTGCAAAGGTGTTGGGGAAGAAGAATGCTTGGTGAGGAGGACTTTGGCTGCCCACATCGACTATATCTACACCCAAAAGCATCATCCTTga
- the LOC120287131 gene encoding putative receptor like protein 25, producing MSYPTGITTYEDSVKVIMKGNEILLVRILTIFITLDLSLNSFEGNISDVIGHLQSLVGLNLSHNHLMGSIPPTLGDLTNLEWLDLSTNKLSGMIPRELGDLTFLEYLNLSENQLMGCIPQNKQLSTFTSDSFRGNIGLHGTPLQSTSHNDTQPSPPLLAFFQEDNTKEYGNWFDRKVVGIGYASRIVIGISIAYISLEIGRPKWLARKVRRMKRRAAKWMKKPKQNAIIFHGGS from the coding sequence ATGAGTTATCCAACTGGTATAACAACCTATGAGGATTCCGTGAAAGTGATCATGAAAGGAAATGAGATTCTACTAGTGAGGATCTTGACCATCTTCATAACCTTAGACTTATCTCTCAACTCTTTTGAAGGAAACATCTCGGATGTTATTGGACATCTTCAATCTCTCGTAGGGCTCAACCTTTCCCACAATCACCTCATGGGTTCCATTCCTCCGACCCTTGGAGACTTGACTAATCTTGAATGGCTAGATTTATCTACAAACAAACTTAGTGGGATGATTCCTAGAGAACTTGGTGATTTGACATTTCTCGAGTATTTGAACCTCTCAGAAAACCAACTCATGGGTTGCATACCTCAAAACAAGCAATTGAGCACATTCACGAGCGACTCATTTCGTGGAAATATCGGCCTACATGGAACCCCATTACAAAGCACAAGCCATAATGATACTCAACCTTCTCCACCACTTCTAGCATTCTTCCAAGAGGACAATACAAAAGAGTATGGAAATTGGTTTGATAGGAAAGTAGTGGGAATAGGCTATGCTTCCAGAATCGTGATTGGAATCTCCATAGCTTACATTTCATTGGAAATTGGAAGACCCAAATGGCTTGCGAGAAAggtgagaaggatgaagagaaGAGCAGCCAAATGGATGAAGAAGCCAAAGCAAAATGCGATTATATTTCATGGAGGCTCATGA
- the LOC120287132 gene encoding probable leucine-rich repeat receptor-like protein kinase At1g35710, which yields MGSPKLETLVPLLPSFAFCLVLLVIIPSCSVPAYASILETQSLLIWKSSLQKQNQSTSSLSSWTLPPQNARDFNATLACPCGWYGISCNQAGSVIGINLTSSNIRGTLNEFLFSSLPCLAYVDLHINELFGYIPPQVSLLTNLTYLDLSFNQLSGIIPQEIGGLTKLEVLDLAVNELNGYIPDEIGQLRLLNELALFSNQLDGCLPSSLGNLSSLARLSISNNSFSGSIPLEMGNLTNLEEINMGGNSMKGPIPPTFGKLMKLTKLHLYCNKLTGFLPPMLGNLKLLRELNLHCNNLYGSIPSTLGNLTELTLLYLLDNHLSGYIPDELGNLRAMIQLKLNHNQLIGRIPHSLGNLTYLRYLFLAIINSQV from the coding sequence atgGGTTCACCCAAATTAGAGACATTAGTGCCTCTTCTACCTTCCTTTGCCTTTTGCCTGGTGCTTTTAGTCATCATTCCATCGTGTTCAGTTCCTGCTTATGCCTCCATCTTAGAAACGCAATCCCTTCTCATATGGAAATCCAGccttcaaaaacaaaatcaatccaCCTCTTCTCTATCTTCATGGACTCTTCCTCCTCAAAATGCCAGAGACTTCAACGCAACATTGGCGTGTCCATGTGGGTGGTATGGCATCTCATGTAACCAAGCCGGGAGTGTGATTGGAATCAATCTCACCAGTTCAAATATCAGAGGTACACTTAATGAGTTCCTATTCTCGTCTCTGCCATGTCTTGCCTATGTAGATTTGCACATAAATGAACTCTTTGGCTATATTCCGCCTCAAGTCAGTCTTTTGACCAATCTCACCTACCTTGACCTCTCCTTCAATCAACTATCTGGGATAATACCACAAGAAATTGGTGGGCTTAcgaagctcgaggtgcttgacCTTGCCGTTAATGAGTTGAATGGCTATATCCCTGATGAAATAGGTCAATTGCGTTTGCTGAATGAGCTTGCCTTGTTTTCAAACCAGTTGGATGGAtgccttccttcttccttgggtAACTTGAGCAGTCTCGCGAGGCTATCCATCTCTAACAATTCATTTTCCGGCTCTATCCCTCTTGAAATGGGGAATTTGACAAATTTGGAGGAGATTAACATGGGTGGCAACTCCATGAAAGGGCCAATTCCTCCCACTTTTGGGAAATTGATGAAACTGACAAAATTGCACCTATATTGTAATAAACTTACTGGTTTTCTTCCACCAATGCTTGGGAACTTAAAACTTCTCCGTGAACTCAACCTACATTGTAATAATCTTTACGGTTCAATCCCCTCAACATTAGGCAATTTGACAGAGCTTACCCTTTTGTATCTACTTGACAACCACCTTTCTGGCTACATTCCTGATGAGTTAGGAAACCTTCGAGCTATGATCCAGTTGAAGCTAAACCATAATCAGCTCATTGGTCGCATTCCTCATTCTTTGGGAAATCTCACTTACCTACGATATCTATTCCTCGCAATAATCAACTCTCAAGTTTGA